The DNA window TCTGCAATCACTAATCATCATTCGATATTCATTTTATGATTTAAGAATAACGAACACCGATTGTTGATTGTTGAAAAAAATCAATCTTCATCATTCTGCAATCACTGATCATCATTCGATATTCTTTTTATGATTTAAGAATAATGAACACCGATTGTTGATTGTTGAAAAAAATCAATCTTCATCATTCTGCAATCACTAATCATCATTCTAATTTCCCTGTGCTGTTTTTATGCTTTTCACAAATATGGAAATAAGTTCATTATTTTCTTGTAACAATGCTTTGAGTTTTTCTTCTGATTCATGTAGTTTTGCTTTATTAATTATTTTCAAGCATACATAGGTTTCCCTTAATTCTTTTAGAACAACCTTAATCTTATGAATAAAATCTTTCTTGGATTCTCCACTTTGAGCTTCACCATAATTTAATGCCGGAGAAGTACCTGATCGAAGAAGTTGACCTGAAAGGTGATTACCTGCTTTTGTATTTTGGATCTGATCGATAAATTCTATTATAGAAACTGAAAAATTTATCAGTAGTTCTTCTAAATTATGGGGTCTCATATTGGATTTTTTATTATTAGATTTTTCAATCTTCATCATTCTTTTTTTTCTTCAATCATCATTCAACAATCAGCATTCGTCAATCTTCAATCGACAATCGTCAATTTTCTCTATATTCCTTCACTCCCTCATCAAAAAGATCGTTCCCATAAACATCATTAGCAACAATACAGGGCAAATTTTCAACTTTCAATTCGCGAATTGCTTCCGGTCCCAGATCTTCATAAGCAATAACTTTTGCTTCTTTAATGGATTGAGCCATAACAACCGCAGCTCCTCCAATAGCAGCAAAATATACTCCTTTATTCTTGATCATCGAAGCTATCACTTCTTTGCTTCTCGGACCTTTGCCGATCATTCCTTTCAAACCATTATCCAATAAAACCGGTGAATACGGATCCATCCGATAACTCGTGGTCGGACCGGCAGAACCGATCGGCATTCCCGGTCTGGCAGGAGATGGACCAACAAAATAGATGATCTGACCTTGAATATCGAAAGGAAGTTCTTTTCCGGCTGCAATCAGGTCAACCAGCCTTTTATGGGCAGCGTCGCGAGCAGTATAGATCGTTCCGCTGATCAGGACTTTGTCACCAATATGTAATCCTTCCAAGTCATTATCTTTGAGAGGAGTTTGTAATTTTATTTCTTTTGTCATTGTTTCTCCTTATAAAATCGCACTTTTATGTCTATGAACATGACATTGGATATTTACGGCAACCGGCATGGAAGCAATATGACAGGGTTTATAAAGAATATTGACAGCGATGGCAGTTGTTCTTCCGCCTAATCCCTGTGGACCGATTCCGAGTTTATTAATTCTTTCTAAAATTTCATCTTCGATTTTTGCCCATTTCGGATCAGGATTTTTTTTATCTAAAGAGCGGAGCAGAGATTTTTTAGCAAGTAAAGCGCTTTGCTCGAAATTACCTCCCAAACCAACTCCCACAATGATCGGAGGACAAGGATTTCCGCCTGACCTGCGAACTCTATCCACGACAAAATCCTTTACTCCCTCGATTCCGTCTGCAGCTTTCATCATCTTGACTTCACTCATATTTTCCGAGCCGCCGCCTTTGGCTGCCAGAGTTATCTTGATCTTATCTCCCGGAACAAGATCAAGATAAATTAGAGCCGGAGTATTGTCCTTCGTGTTTTTCCTTTCGATGACCGGATCATCGACCATCGATTTGCGCAGATATCCGTCTTTATAACCCT is part of the Candidatus Cloacimonadota bacterium genome and encodes:
- a CDS encoding fumarate hydratase: MREINVKEVIPIVRKLCLDASIYIGDDVVKKLKEFQEKEVSPIAKEIISIIFENQKLAVEKKMPLCQDTGVAVIFIELGQDVNLVGGDFYEAINEGVRQGYKDGYLRKSMVDDPVIERKNTKDNTPALIYLDLVPGDKIKITLAAKGGGSENMSEVKMMKAADGIEGVKDFVVDRVRRSGGNPCPPIIVGVGLGGNFEQSALLAKKSLLRSLDKKNPDPKWAKIEDEILERINKLGIGPQGLGGRTTAIAVNILYKPCHIASMPVAVNIQCHVHRHKSAIL
- a CDS encoding four helix bundle protein, coding for MRPHNLEELLINFSVSIIEFIDQIQNTKAGNHLSGQLLRSGTSPALNYGEAQSGESKKDFIHKIKVVLKELRETYVCLKIINKAKLHESEEKLKALLQENNELISIFVKSIKTAQGN
- a CDS encoding Fe-S-containing hydro-lyase translates to MTKEIKLQTPLKDNDLEGLHIGDKVLISGTIYTARDAAHKRLVDLIAAGKELPFDIQGQIIYFVGPSPARPGMPIGSAGPTTSYRMDPYSPVLLDNGLKGMIGKGPRSKEVIASMIKNKGVYFAAIGGAAVVMAQSIKEAKVIAYEDLGPEAIRELKVENLPCIVANDVYGNDLFDEGVKEYREN